A single genomic interval of Noviherbaspirillum cavernae harbors:
- the metX gene encoding homoserine O-succinyltransferase MetX has protein sequence MSSLGIVSPQSMHFSEPLPLQSGASLSDYTLVYETYGTLNADRSNAVLVCHALNASHHVAGMYEGEAGSKNIGWWDNMVGPGKPLDTDRFFVIGVNNLGSCFGSTGPMHGNPATGRPYGANFPVVTVEDWVRAQARLADALGIDQFAAVMGGSLGGMQALSWSIQFPERLRHCVVIASTPKLSAQNIAFNDVARQAILTDPDFHGGDYYAHGVVPKNGLRVARMVGHITYLSDDSMAEKFGRELRNGGYQFNYGIDFEIESYLRYQGDKFSEYFDANTYLLITKALDYFDPAREFGGDLNKTLANTAAKFLLVSFTTDWRFSPERSREIVQALVANKRNVAYAEIDAPHGHDAFLLDDERYMNTVRAYYDRVWNDIENGVRA, from the coding sequence ATGTCATCTCTCGGAATCGTTTCACCACAATCGATGCATTTCTCCGAACCGCTGCCGCTGCAAAGCGGCGCGTCGCTGTCGGATTACACCCTCGTCTATGAAACCTACGGCACGCTGAACGCCGACCGCTCCAACGCGGTGCTGGTGTGCCACGCGCTGAATGCCTCGCATCACGTCGCCGGCATGTACGAGGGCGAGGCGGGCAGCAAGAACATCGGCTGGTGGGACAACATGGTGGGGCCGGGCAAGCCGCTCGACACCGATCGCTTCTTCGTCATCGGCGTGAACAATCTCGGTTCCTGTTTCGGCTCGACCGGGCCGATGCATGGCAACCCGGCGACAGGCAGGCCGTACGGCGCGAATTTCCCGGTGGTCACGGTGGAGGACTGGGTGCGGGCGCAGGCGCGGCTGGCGGATGCGCTGGGCATCGATCAGTTCGCGGCGGTCATGGGCGGCTCGCTCGGCGGCATGCAGGCGCTGTCGTGGAGCATCCAGTTTCCCGAGCGACTGCGGCACTGCGTGGTGATCGCCTCGACGCCGAAGCTGTCGGCGCAGAACATCGCCTTCAACGACGTGGCGCGGCAGGCGATCCTGACCGATCCGGATTTTCATGGCGGCGACTACTACGCGCATGGCGTGGTGCCGAAGAACGGTCTGCGCGTGGCGCGCATGGTCGGCCACATCACCTACCTGTCCGACGACAGCATGGCGGAAAAATTCGGCCGCGAACTGCGCAACGGCGGTTATCAATTCAACTATGGCATCGACTTCGAGATCGAATCCTATCTGCGCTATCAGGGCGACAAGTTTTCCGAATACTTCGACGCCAACACGTATCTGCTGATCACCAAGGCGCTCGACTACTTTGATCCGGCCAGGGAATTCGGTGGTGATCTGAACAAGACGCTGGCCAACACGGCGGCGAAATTCCTGCTGGTGTCGTTCACGACCGACTGGCGCTTTTCGCCGGAGCGCAGCCGCGAGATCGTGCAGGCGCTGGTGGCCAACAAGCGCAACGTGGCGTATGCGGAAATCGACGCGCCGCACGGGCATGACGCTTTCCTGCTCGACGACGAACGCTACATGAATACGGTACGCGCCTACTACGACCGCGTATGGAACGACATTGAAAACGGAGTGCGCGCATGA
- the gshB gene encoding glutathione synthase: protein MKLAFLADPLDSFKTYKDSTYAMMAEAAKRGHAIFAFEQKDMALDGGEVVANVKRITLTGDAKDWYRAEAPLAMHLTEFDAVMVRKDPPFDMEYIYLTYLLERAEAKGARIFNRPEAIRSHNEKLAIAQFPQFTAPTLVTGNAARVRAFHDEHRDIILKPLDGMGGTGIFRVKEDGLNLGSIIETLTGNGRHTIMVQRFIPEIAEGDKRILLIGGQVVPYCLARIPQNGEVRGNLAAGGLGVARALSARDREIGEALAPVLSKRGLLLVGLDVIGDYLTEINVTSPTCFQEITQQTGFNVAQMFIDALEQAV from the coding sequence ATGAAACTCGCCTTCCTCGCCGACCCGCTCGACAGCTTCAAGACCTACAAGGATTCGACCTACGCGATGATGGCGGAGGCCGCGAAGCGCGGTCATGCCATTTTCGCGTTCGAGCAGAAGGACATGGCGCTCGATGGCGGCGAGGTGGTCGCGAATGTGAAGCGCATTACGCTCACCGGCGACGCGAAGGACTGGTATCGTGCCGAAGCGCCGCTGGCGATGCATCTGACTGAATTCGACGCGGTGATGGTGCGCAAGGACCCGCCGTTCGACATGGAATACATCTACCTCACGTATCTGCTGGAGCGGGCGGAGGCGAAGGGCGCGCGCATCTTCAACCGGCCGGAGGCGATCCGCAGCCACAACGAGAAACTCGCGATCGCGCAGTTCCCGCAATTCACCGCGCCGACGCTGGTGACCGGCAACGCAGCCAGGGTGCGCGCCTTCCACGACGAGCACAGGGACATCATTCTCAAGCCGCTCGACGGCATGGGCGGCACCGGCATCTTCCGCGTGAAGGAAGACGGGCTCAATCTCGGCTCCATCATCGAAACACTGACCGGCAACGGCAGACACACGATCATGGTGCAGCGCTTCATTCCGGAAATCGCCGAGGGCGACAAGCGCATCCTCTTGATCGGCGGACAGGTCGTGCCGTATTGTCTCGCGCGCATTCCGCAAAACGGCGAAGTGCGCGGCAACCTTGCCGCCGGCGGCCTCGGCGTCGCCCGCGCGCTCTCCGCGCGCGACCGCGAAATCGGCGAGGCGCTTGCGCCGGTGCTTTCAAAGCGCGGCTTGTTGCTGGTAGGATTGGATGTCATCGGTGATTATTTGACGGAGATCAACGTCACCAGCCCGACCTGCTTCCAGGAGATCACGCAGCAAACCGGCTTCAATGTCGCGCAGATGTTCATTGACGCCCTGGAACAAGCAGTGTGA
- the ptsP gene encoding phosphoenolpyruvate--protein phosphotransferase, producing the protein MASFTLHGIPVSRGIAIGRAHLLAPAALDVRHYLIADEQVEAEVERLQQAIETVHRELQTIWRELPKDAPAELGAFIDVHALILSDPMIAEMPLDIIRTRYYNAEWALVTQIDELSAQFDEVEDAYLRERKADIQQVGERVLKVLTGTAALPEPDGGDDAAARMIVVAHDISPADMLRFKERAFGGFVTDLGGQNSHTAIVARSLDIPAVVGMYKASALIEQDDWLIIDGDAGVLIVDPSPKVMEQYRERHARLMRERKKLSRLKKMPAVTRDGTEIALLANIELPDDCPAAMEAGASGVGLFRSEYLFMGRTGSLSKLPSEDEQFESYRKAVLAMKGRPVTIRTLDIGADKPLDVAEQTALNPALGLRAIRFCLAEPQMFLEQLRAILRASAYGPVKLLVPMLAHGFEIDQTLAMIEQAKTQLRDAHVKFDPLVPVGAMIEIPAAALTLPLFIKRMDFLSIGTNDLIQYTLAIDRADHEVAHLYNPLHPAVLYLLSTTISIGAKYGVPVSVCGEMAGDTKLTRLLLGMGLREFSMHPAQLLSVKQEILNSDLDAIVPQTKKILRTLEHLAIAEAVERLRAM; encoded by the coding sequence ATGGCATCCTTTACGCTACATGGCATCCCGGTTTCGCGCGGCATCGCAATCGGCCGCGCGCATCTGCTTGCGCCGGCGGCGCTCGACGTTCGGCACTACCTGATCGCGGACGAGCAGGTCGAAGCGGAGGTGGAACGGTTGCAGCAGGCGATCGAAACCGTGCATCGCGAGTTGCAGACCATCTGGCGCGAACTGCCGAAGGATGCGCCAGCCGAGCTCGGCGCATTCATCGACGTGCATGCGCTGATCCTGTCGGATCCGATGATCGCGGAGATGCCGCTCGATATCATTCGTACTCGCTATTACAACGCCGAGTGGGCGCTGGTGACGCAGATCGACGAACTGTCGGCGCAGTTCGATGAAGTCGAGGACGCCTACCTGCGCGAGCGCAAGGCGGATATCCAGCAGGTCGGCGAGCGCGTGCTGAAGGTCCTGACCGGCACCGCCGCGCTGCCCGAACCCGATGGCGGTGACGACGCGGCCGCCCGCATGATCGTGGTGGCGCATGACATTTCGCCGGCCGACATGCTGCGCTTCAAGGAACGCGCCTTCGGCGGATTCGTCACCGACCTCGGCGGCCAGAATTCCCATACCGCCATCGTCGCGCGCAGCCTCGACATCCCGGCAGTGGTCGGCATGTACAAAGCCTCGGCGCTGATCGAGCAGGACGACTGGCTCATCATCGACGGCGATGCCGGCGTGCTGATCGTCGATCCGTCGCCGAAGGTGATGGAGCAATACCGCGAGCGGCACGCGCGCTTGATGCGCGAGCGCAAGAAACTCTCCAGGCTGAAGAAGATGCCGGCCGTGACGCGCGACGGCACCGAGATCGCGCTGCTGGCTAACATCGAATTGCCCGATGATTGCCCTGCTGCGATGGAGGCGGGAGCATCCGGCGTCGGCCTGTTCCGCTCTGAATACCTGTTCATGGGCCGCACCGGCTCACTGAGCAAGCTGCCGTCGGAAGACGAGCAGTTCGAGTCCTACCGCAAGGCCGTGCTCGCGATGAAAGGCCGCCCGGTCACGATCCGCACGCTCGACATCGGCGCCGACAAGCCGCTCGACGTGGCGGAACAGACCGCGCTCAATCCGGCGCTCGGCCTGCGCGCGATCCGCTTCTGCCTCGCCGAACCGCAGATGTTCCTCGAGCAATTGCGCGCGATCCTGCGCGCCTCCGCCTACGGCCCGGTCAAGCTGCTGGTGCCGATGCTGGCGCACGGCTTCGAAATCGACCAGACGCTGGCGATGATCGAACAGGCCAAGACACAGTTGCGCGACGCGCATGTGAAGTTCGATCCGCTGGTCCCGGTCGGCGCAATGATCGAGATTCCCGCCGCGGCGCTGACGCTGCCGCTGTTCATCAAGCGCATGGATTTCCTGTCGATCGGCACCAACGACCTGATCCAGTACACCCTCGCCATCGACCGCGCCGACCATGAGGTTGCGCACCTGTACAACCCGCTGCATCCGGCCGTGCTGTACCTCTTGTCCACCACCATCTCCATCGGCGCGAAATACGGCGTGCCGGTTTCTGTCTGCGGCGAAATGGCCGGCGACACCAAGCTGACGCGCTTGTTGCTAGGCATGGGCCTGCGCGAATTTTCGATGCACCCGGCGCAGCTGTTGTCGGTCAAGCAGGAAATCCTCAACAGCGATCTTGATGCGATCGTTCCTCAGACGAAGAAGATACTGCGGACACTGGAGCATCTCGCGATTGCCGAGGCGGTCGAGCGTTTGCGGGCGATGTAG
- the metW gene encoding methionine biosynthesis protein MetW → MNFHELSVLRADLAFIAHWVRERSNVLDLGCGDGVMLEYLQSDKRCIGYGIEIDDAKIPVCVGRGVSVIQQDIKAGLSMFADNAFDTVLCLSALQMLQDVEGVLRDIARVGREAIVSFPNFAHWPHRIALLRGRMPVSKSLPYEWYDTPNLRCATIKDFEELANQVGLEVLECVALRDGNPVSFLPNWRGSLAVFRLRKKTPA, encoded by the coding sequence ATGAACTTCCATGAATTGAGCGTGCTGCGCGCCGACCTGGCCTTCATCGCGCACTGGGTGCGCGAGCGTTCGAACGTGCTCGACCTCGGCTGCGGCGACGGCGTGATGCTGGAGTATCTGCAATCGGACAAGCGCTGCATCGGTTACGGCATCGAGATCGACGACGCCAAGATCCCGGTGTGCGTTGGACGCGGCGTGTCGGTCATCCAGCAGGACATCAAGGCGGGTTTGTCGATGTTCGCGGACAACGCGTTCGACACGGTGCTGTGCCTGTCTGCCTTGCAAATGCTGCAAGACGTCGAGGGCGTGCTGCGCGACATCGCGCGCGTCGGGCGCGAAGCGATCGTGTCCTTTCCCAACTTCGCCCACTGGCCGCATCGCATCGCGCTGCTGCGCGGCCGCATGCCGGTCTCGAAGTCGCTGCCCTATGAATGGTATGACACGCCCAACCTGCGTTGCGCGACGATCAAGGATTTCGAGGAACTTGCCAACCAGGTCGGACTCGAAGTGCTCGAATGCGTCGCGTTGCGCGATGGCAATCCCGTCTCCTTCCTGCCAAACTGGCGTGGTAGTCTTGCCGTGTTCCGATTACGTAAAAAAACTCCCGCATGA
- a CDS encoding HPr family phosphocarrier protein, which yields MIQQEIEIINKLGLHARASAKFTQMAAKYKSEVWMTRNKRRVNAKSIMGVMMLAAGKGATILLETDGTDEKECFDALVELIQNKFGEGE from the coding sequence ATGATCCAGCAAGAAATCGAAATCATCAACAAACTGGGCCTGCATGCACGGGCCTCCGCAAAATTCACGCAGATGGCAGCGAAGTACAAGAGCGAAGTCTGGATGACCCGCAACAAGCGGCGCGTCAATGCCAAATCGATCATGGGAGTGATGATGCTGGCGGCCGGCAAGGGTGCCACGATCCTGCTCGAGACGGACGGCACCGACGAGAAAGAGTGCTTTGATGCACTGGTCGAGCTGATCCAGAACAAGTTCGGCGAAGGCGAATAA
- a CDS encoding PTS sugar transporter subunit IIA: MVGILLLTHAPLGNAFIEAATHVFRSRPERLEAIDVLADQDPNEVSRNAREAIARLDDGSGVLVITDVMGGTPSNCTLCLAEPGHVDIIAGISLPMLLRAITYRNDTLDVVMEMALAGGQNGATRVDNRIRLSPN, from the coding sequence ATGGTTGGTATTCTTCTCCTGACGCACGCGCCGCTCGGCAACGCCTTCATCGAGGCGGCTACTCATGTCTTCCGCAGCCGGCCCGAGCGACTGGAGGCGATCGACGTGCTGGCGGATCAGGATCCGAATGAAGTCAGCCGCAACGCGCGCGAGGCGATTGCCCGCCTCGACGACGGCAGCGGCGTGCTGGTGATCACGGACGTGATGGGCGGCACGCCGTCGAACTGCACGCTGTGCCTGGCCGAGCCGGGCCACGTCGACATCATTGCCGGCATCAGCCTGCCGATGCTGCTGCGCGCGATCACCTACCGCAACGACACGCTCGACGTCGTGATGGAAATGGCGCTCGCCGGCGGACAGAACGGCGCCACGCGTGTCGACAACCGCATTCGCCTTTCGCCGAATTGA